In Kogia breviceps isolate mKogBre1 chromosome 19, mKogBre1 haplotype 1, whole genome shotgun sequence, a single genomic region encodes these proteins:
- the SLC25A35 gene encoding solute carrier family 25 member 35 isoform X2, with the protein MDFLMSGLAACGACLFTNPLEVVKTRMQLQGELQAPGTYRRHYRNVFHAFITIGKVDGLAALQKGLAPALLYQFLMNGIRLGTYGLAEAGGCLHTAEGTLSPVRSAAAGALAGVMGAYLGSPIYMVKTHLQAQAATEIAVGHQYNHQIFPPHSWKVALVAAMVSGIAVVLAMTPFDVVSTRLYNQPTDARGKGLMYRGLLDALLQTARIEGIWGMYKGIGASYFRLGPHTILSLFFWDQLRTLYYTYTK; encoded by the exons ATGGACTTCTTGATGAGTGGCCTGGCAGCCTGCGGGGCCTGTTTGTTCACCAATCCCCTGGAGGTGGTGAAGACCAGGATGCAGCTGCAGGGAGAACTGCAGGCCCCCGGGACCTACCGACGACACTACCGAAACGTCTTCCATGCCTTCATCACCATCGGCAAGGTGGACGGCCTGGCGGCCCTGCAGAagggcctggcccctgccctctTATACCAGTTCCTGATGAACGGCATCCGGCTGGGCACCTACGGGCTGGCTGAAGCTGGGGGCTGCCTGCACACGGCTGAAGGCACCCTGAGCCCTGTCCGCAGCGCAGCAGCTGGGGCCCTGGCTGGGGTCATGGGAGCCTACCTGGGGAGCCCCATCTACATG GTGAAGACACACCTACAGGCACAGGCAGCCACAGAAATTGCTGTGGGGCACCAGTATAACCATCAG ATATTTCCACCCCACAGCTGGAAGGTGGCTCTGGTGGCCGCCATGGTGAGTGGCATTGCGGTGGTCCTGGCCATGACACCCTTTGACGTGGTCAGCACAAGGCTCTACAACCAGCCCACAGATGCTCGGGGCAAG GGCCTCATGTACCGGGGCTTGCTGGATGCTCTGCTGCAGACAGCTCGGATAGAGGGCATTTGGGGCATGTACAAGGGTATAGGTGCCTCCTACTTCCGCCTCGGCCCCCACAccatcctctccctcttcttctgggaccagcTGCGCACACTCTACTACACGTACACCAAATAA
- the SLC25A35 gene encoding solute carrier family 25 member 35 isoform X1, with product MDFLMSGLAACGACLFTNPLEVVKTRMQLQGELQAPGTYRRHYRNVFHAFITIGKVDGLAALQKGLAPALLYQFLMNGIRLGTYGLAEAGGCLHTAEGTLSPVRSAAAGALAGVMGAYLGSPIYMVKTHLQAQAATEIAVGHQYNHQGMFQALIKIGQKHGLVGLWRGALGGLPRVIVGSSTQLCTFSSTKDLVTQQEIFPPHSWKVALVAAMVSGIAVVLAMTPFDVVSTRLYNQPTDARGKGLMYRGLLDALLQTARIEGIWGMYKGIGASYFRLGPHTILSLFFWDQLRTLYYTYTK from the exons ATGGACTTCTTGATGAGTGGCCTGGCAGCCTGCGGGGCCTGTTTGTTCACCAATCCCCTGGAGGTGGTGAAGACCAGGATGCAGCTGCAGGGAGAACTGCAGGCCCCCGGGACCTACCGACGACACTACCGAAACGTCTTCCATGCCTTCATCACCATCGGCAAGGTGGACGGCCTGGCGGCCCTGCAGAagggcctggcccctgccctctTATACCAGTTCCTGATGAACGGCATCCGGCTGGGCACCTACGGGCTGGCTGAAGCTGGGGGCTGCCTGCACACGGCTGAAGGCACCCTGAGCCCTGTCCGCAGCGCAGCAGCTGGGGCCCTGGCTGGGGTCATGGGAGCCTACCTGGGGAGCCCCATCTACATG GTGAAGACACACCTACAGGCACAGGCAGCCACAGAAATTGCTGTGGGGCACCAGTATAACCATCAG ggCATGTTTCAGGCGCTAATCAAGATTGGCCAGAAACATGGTCTGGTGGGGTTGTGGCGTGGGGCCCTGGGCGGCCTGCCCCGAGTTATCGTCGGCTCCTCCACCCAGCTGTGCACCTTCTCGTCCACCAAGGACCTCGTGACCCAGCAGGAG ATATTTCCACCCCACAGCTGGAAGGTGGCTCTGGTGGCCGCCATGGTGAGTGGCATTGCGGTGGTCCTGGCCATGACACCCTTTGACGTGGTCAGCACAAGGCTCTACAACCAGCCCACAGATGCTCGGGGCAAG GGCCTCATGTACCGGGGCTTGCTGGATGCTCTGCTGCAGACAGCTCGGATAGAGGGCATTTGGGGCATGTACAAGGGTATAGGTGCCTCCTACTTCCGCCTCGGCCCCCACAccatcctctccctcttcttctgggaccagcTGCGCACACTCTACTACACGTACACCAAATAA
- the RANGRF gene encoding ran guanine nucleotide release factor isoform X1 produces MEPTQDYPLFGGAFSATLPPGAIDVSDFRPVPDNQEVFCHRVTDQSLIVELLELQAHVQGEEAARYHFEDVGGVQEARVVQVEAVQPLLLENLALRGCCQEAWILSGKQQVAKENQQVAKYVTLYQALLRLPQYQTDCLLTFNQPPPENRSSLGPENLSLPPWSLGDFEQLVTSLTLHDPNIFGTQ; encoded by the exons ATGGAGCCCACGCAAGACTACCCACTGTTCGGGGGCGCCTTCTCCGCCACACTCCCTCCGGGGGCCATCGACGTAAG CGACTTCCGACCGGTCCCGGACAATCAAGAAGTTTTCTGTCATCGCGTGACCGACCAGAGCCTGATCGTGGAACTTCTGGAGCTGCAGGCCCACGTGCAGGGCGAAGAGGCAGCGCG GTACCATTTTGAGGACGTTGGCGGGGTGCAGGAGGCTAGGGTTGTGCAAGTGGAGGCTGTGCAGCCCCTCCTTTTGGAGAACCTGGCCCTGAGGGGCTGCTGTCAAGAAGCCTGGATCCTCTCTGGCAAGCAGCAGGTAGCTAAAGAAAACCAGCAG GTAGCAAAGTATGTGACACTGTACCAGGCCTTGCTGCGGCTGCCCCAGTACCAGACTGATTGCCTGCTCACCTTCAATCAGCCCCC CCCTGAGAATAGGTCATCTCTTGGCCCTGAAAATCTGTCACTTCCGCCCTGGAGCCTGGGTGACTTTGAACAGTTGGTGACCAGTCTGACCCTTCACGATCCCAACATCTTTGGTACCCAGTAA
- the RANGRF gene encoding ran guanine nucleotide release factor isoform X2 → MEPTQDYPLFGGAFSATLPPGAIDVSDFRPVPDNQEVFCHRVTDQSLIVELLELQAHVQGEEAARYHFEDVGGVQEARVVQVEAVQPLLLENLALRGCCQEAWILSGKQQVAKYVTLYQALLRLPQYQTDCLLTFNQPPPENRSSLGPENLSLPPWSLGDFEQLVTSLTLHDPNIFGTQ, encoded by the exons ATGGAGCCCACGCAAGACTACCCACTGTTCGGGGGCGCCTTCTCCGCCACACTCCCTCCGGGGGCCATCGACGTAAG CGACTTCCGACCGGTCCCGGACAATCAAGAAGTTTTCTGTCATCGCGTGACCGACCAGAGCCTGATCGTGGAACTTCTGGAGCTGCAGGCCCACGTGCAGGGCGAAGAGGCAGCGCG GTACCATTTTGAGGACGTTGGCGGGGTGCAGGAGGCTAGGGTTGTGCAAGTGGAGGCTGTGCAGCCCCTCCTTTTGGAGAACCTGGCCCTGAGGGGCTGCTGTCAAGAAGCCTGGATCCTCTCTGGCAAGCAGCAG GTAGCAAAGTATGTGACACTGTACCAGGCCTTGCTGCGGCTGCCCCAGTACCAGACTGATTGCCTGCTCACCTTCAATCAGCCCCC CCCTGAGAATAGGTCATCTCTTGGCCCTGAAAATCTGTCACTTCCGCCCTGGAGCCTGGGTGACTTTGAACAGTTGGTGACCAGTCTGACCCTTCACGATCCCAACATCTTTGGTACCCAGTAA
- the RANGRF gene encoding ran guanine nucleotide release factor isoform X3 codes for MEPTQDYPLFGGAFSATLPPGAIDVSDFRPVPDNQEVFCHRVTDQSLIVELLELQAHVQGEEAARYHFEDVGGVQEARVVQVEAVQPLLLENLALRGCCQEAWILSGKQQVAKENQQP; via the exons ATGGAGCCCACGCAAGACTACCCACTGTTCGGGGGCGCCTTCTCCGCCACACTCCCTCCGGGGGCCATCGACGTAAG CGACTTCCGACCGGTCCCGGACAATCAAGAAGTTTTCTGTCATCGCGTGACCGACCAGAGCCTGATCGTGGAACTTCTGGAGCTGCAGGCCCACGTGCAGGGCGAAGAGGCAGCGCG GTACCATTTTGAGGACGTTGGCGGGGTGCAGGAGGCTAGGGTTGTGCAAGTGGAGGCTGTGCAGCCCCTCCTTTTGGAGAACCTGGCCCTGAGGGGCTGCTGTCAAGAAGCCTGGATCCTCTCTGGCAAGCAGCAGGTAGCTAAAGAAAACCAGCAG CCCTGA